A window of Chaetodon auriga isolate fChaAug3 chromosome 2, fChaAug3.hap1, whole genome shotgun sequence contains these coding sequences:
- the LOC143338163 gene encoding uncharacterized protein LOC143338163: MTKLQFLNVFLTERLMLAAQEIYKSVEDTILEYQEEIAIRERENDHLRRRLRDAGIEIWPDRPSMALLDEEDGEHPRREWSPSMGHEERIPIQIKDKRDLRASQGDDQLRGHGSCSTPENMFTPPRVGNEYPQDGPHTSNLPQSQGVENRERDPGSRGPSRHVKVESGGGHRGSTSSNSGAQPLAPVNPNCSNENNIDIIGVENGGQMVGAKGTGTGANRGQASHMRNQGANAVDCPHQKSPLQGHMSSFCCKVCGEAFSHVGHLHVHVQVHTREKPYRCGVCGKCCSSSGRLQEHQRSHTGEKPFRCQICGKGFTQMAHLKVHMRIHTGEKPYSCPVCGKCFSRSDKIKRHLQTHSREGTYFSGQ, translated from the exons ATGAccaaactgcagtttttaaacGTCTTTTTGACTGAGCGTCTCATGCTTGCTGCGCAGGAGATCTACAAGTCTGTCGAAGACACGATTTTGGAGTACCAGGAGGAGATAGCGATCCGGGAGCGGGAGAACGACCATCTGAGACGGAGGCTGCGAGACGCTGGAATTGAAATATGGCCAG ATCGTCCGTCCATGGCACTGTTGGACGAGGAGGATGGTGAGCATCCACGACGTGAGTGGAGTCCCAGCATGGGGCATGAAGAGCGTATCCCTATTCAGATTAAGGATAAAAGAGATCTGCGGGCCAGTCAAGGAGATGATCAGCTTCGTGGCCATGGCTCTTGCAGCACACCAGAGAACATGTTCACTCCTCCGCGTGTTGGAAATGAATATCCTCAGGACGGCCCCCACACATCCAACCTCCCTCAGAGTCAAGGTGTGGAGAACAGGGAGAGGGACCCTGGATCTCGAGGCCCCTCAAGACATGTGAAGGTGGAGAGCGGAGGAGGCCACAGAGGCTCGACTTCTTCCAACAGCGGCGCCCAGCCGCTCGCGCCAGTTAACCCAAACTGCTCAAATGAGAACAACATTGACATTATTGGGGTGGAGAATGGAGGACAGATGGTTGGTGCTAAGGGAACTGGAACTGGAGCTAACAGAGGACAGGCCTCTCACATGCGCAACCAAGGAGCCAATGCTGTGGACTGCCCCCATCAAAAATCCCCCCTACAAGGCCACATGTCGTCCTTTTGCTGCAAGGTTTGCGGCGAGGCGTTTAGTCACGTTGGCcacctgcatgtgcatgtacaaGTGCACACGCGAGAAAAACCTTACCGCTGTGGAGTGTGCGGGaaatgctgcagctcctccGGCAGACTCCAGGAGCACCAGCGTAGTCACACAGGAGAAAAACCATTCCGCTGCCAGATTTGTGGAAAGGGCTTCACACAGATGGCTCACCTGAAAGTACACATGAGGATCCATACTGGGGAGAAGCCATACAGCTGCCCTGTGTGTGGCAAATGCTTCAGCCGCTCTGACAAAATCAAAAGGCATCTCCAGACCCATAGCCGCGAGGGTACATATTTCTCAGGGCAATGA
- the gnl3 gene encoding guanine nucleotide-binding protein-like 3, with protein sequence MKRPKLRKASKRVSCSKRYKIQKKVREHNRKLRKEAKKKGVHKRVKKDPGVPSSAPFKEEVLREAEERRQQIEEEKQRKRQAKKEERAQKRKKEKEAASKETEPKAKKAREDEVIKPSQKQAAPDKNSKQYLCAELNKVIDASDVVIEVLDARDPLGCRCPQLEEAVLQREGNKKLLLVLNKIDLVPKQNVERWMQCLQAEFPTLAFKASTQIKDKTMQAKKRRIVASNEVLDKSRAATSFGNSCLTELLTSLAANTQNKDSLRVGIVGFPNVGKSSLINSMKGILACNVGVKRGVTKSMQEVHISKNVKLIDSPGVVASPSNPPASMALRSLQVEEGQESVLEAVRTLLKQCDQTQIMLQYNVPDFKNSLEFLTLFAKKRGYLQKGGVANTEQAATAFLADWTGAKMSYHCKPRENHSLPAYMSDAVVAEMQKGWDLNQLKTGNEETLKGVKFPNQASSISFISKGLTAGLLSVGDISEEKPGAAATEEEAELNDENNEPEQTAEDTNETGEPEKPSKPSLKKKPGHVLFQSVPTDLSLSADDAYDFNTDFK encoded by the exons ATGAAACGACCAA AGTTAAGGAAAGCCAGCAAGCGAGTATCGTGTTCAAAGCGttataaaatacagaaaaag GTCCGGGAGCACAACAGAAAGCTaagaaaagaggcaaagaaGAAAGGAGTGCACAAACGAGTAAAGAAGGACCCCGGTGTGCCCAGCAGTGCTCCCTTCAAAGAGGAGGTcctcagagaggcagaggagaggaggcagcag attgaagaagaaaagcaaagaaagagacaaGCTAAAAAAGAGGAGCGAGcccagaagaggaaaaaggagaaagaggctgCAAGTAAAGAAACTGAACCCAAGGCAAAGAAGGCTCGGGAG GATGAGGTTATAAAGCCTTCACAGAAACAGGCCGCCCCAGACAAGAACTCAAAACAGTACCTTTGCGCTGAATTAAACAAG GTAATTGATGCATCAGATGTAGTGATAGAAGTCCTCGATGCTCGCGATCCACTGGGCTGCAGGTGtccacagctggaggaggcggtgctgcagagagaaggcAACAAGAAACTGCTTTTGGTTCTTAACAAAATAG ATCTGGTTCCAAAGCAAAATGTGGAGAGGTGGATGCAGTGTTTACAGGCGGAGTTTCCCACATTGGCATTCAAAGCATCAACACAGATCAAGGACAAAACAATG CAAGCCAAGAAGCGCAGGATAGTGGCCTCCAATGAAGTCCTGGACAAATCCAGAGCAGCCACCTCGTTCGGGAACAGCTGTCTCACTGAGCTCCTGACAAGTTTGGCTGCTAACACACAGAATAAGGATTCACTCAGAGTGGGCATCGTCG GTTTTCCTAACGTGGGGAAGAGCAGTCTCATTAACAGTATGAAGGGGATCCTCGCGTGCAATGTCGGCGTCAAGAGAGGCGTCACAAA ATCCATGCAGGAGGTGCACATCTCGAAGAATGTGAAGCTTATAGACAGCCCAGGAGTCGTTGCCTCACCGTCCAACCCACCAGCCTCTATGGCTCTGAGGagcctgcaggtggaggagggccAGGAGAGCGTGCTGGAGGCTGTCAGGACTCTGCTCAAACAGTGCGACCAGACCCAG ATCATGCTTCAATATAATGTCCCTGACTTCAAGAACTCTCTGgagtttttaaccttgtttgCCAAAAAGCGAGGATATCTGCAGAAGGGCGGAGTCGCCAACACAGAGCAGGCAGCCACAGCTTTCCTTGCTGATTGGACAGG AGCCAAGATGAGCTACCACTGCAAGCCACGGGAGAACCACAGCCTCCCCGCCTACATGTCCGACGCTGTGGTCGCTGAGATGCAGAAAGGCTGGGACCTAAACCAACTGAAAACAGGCAACGAGGAAACTCTGAAAG gtGTTAAATTCCCAAACCAGGCCAGCAGTATAAGCTTCATCTCCAAAGGCCTGACTGCAGGCCTGCTCAGTGTTGGCGACATCTCTGAGGAAAAACCTGGTGCTGCAGCtacagaggaagaagcagagctGAATGATGAGAATAATGAG CCTGAACAAACCGCTGAGGACACAAATGAAACAGGAGAACCGGAGAAACCATCGAAGCCATCGCTCAAAA AAAAACCAGGCCATGTGCTGTTCCAGTCTGTCCCCACCGACCTCAGCCTCTCCGCAGATGACGCCTATGACTTCAACACAGATTTTAAATGA